The Halorubrum sp. BV1 genome has a window encoding:
- a CDS encoding cob(I)yrinic acid a,c-diamide adenosyltransferase: MDEDASGTAGGGRRARTPGGGAAPEPEPISPAAPEEFGLVQAWWGDGKGKTTAAMGMGFRAAGHGYRVHMVQFMKGGADSVDAVRGEYNAIAAIPGFSYENTGHYGWHGLLDGSADDDHEAKALAAFERAEAIVSGSREADLSTPFPLDGDPDAGVHMLILDEILYAADRDLVDPDAVVDLVESKPDGLELVVTGSHAEPTYLDGVADLITNVRKVAHPFDEGQRARRGTEF, translated from the coding sequence ATGGACGAGGACGCGAGCGGGACCGCCGGCGGCGGCCGGCGCGCCCGGACGCCCGGGGGCGGCGCGGCTCCGGAGCCGGAACCGATCTCGCCGGCCGCGCCCGAGGAGTTCGGACTCGTACAGGCGTGGTGGGGCGACGGGAAGGGGAAGACGACGGCGGCGATGGGGATGGGGTTCCGGGCCGCCGGCCACGGCTACCGCGTCCACATGGTCCAGTTCATGAAAGGCGGGGCCGACAGCGTCGACGCCGTCCGCGGCGAGTACAACGCCATCGCCGCGATCCCGGGCTTCTCTTACGAGAACACGGGCCACTACGGCTGGCACGGACTGCTCGACGGCTCCGCGGACGATGACCACGAGGCGAAAGCGCTGGCCGCCTTCGAGCGCGCCGAGGCGATCGTCTCCGGCTCGCGCGAGGCCGACCTCTCGACCCCGTTCCCGCTCGACGGCGACCCCGACGCGGGCGTCCACATGCTGATTCTCGACGAGATCCTGTACGCGGCCGACCGCGACCTCGTCGACCCGGACGCGGTCGTCGACCTCGTCGAGTCGAAGCCCGACGGGCTCGAACTCGTCGTGACCGGCAGTCACGCCGAGCCGACGTACCTCGACGGCGTCGCCGACCTGATCACGAACGTCCGGAAGGTCGCACACCCGTTCGACGAGGGACAGCGCGCGCGGCGAGGGACGGAGTTCTGA
- a CDS encoding aminotransferase class I/II-fold pyridoxal phosphate-dependent enzyme, with the protein MHFDRAADLDRAPHGSSDDPDLIDFSANTNPLVPDGVEAVYREVFDAARSYPQEPPEAFRRTAAGYVDCDPNAVVPTPGGLAAIRLAMSLAVGDGDTALVPAPSFGEYAREIRLQGGDPAFVSADAVLEADPADHALAVVCAPNNPTGADYDPAALERFAARCRAADTPLLVDEAFRGFTDRPSLAGTDGVIVARSLTKLFGLPGIRAGFAVATGDLGAALRGARRAWNLSAPALATGAHCMRRTEFVRETRERVRTERERLRNALRTRYAVAPSNAPFLLVDVGGCGRSVDAVVAAARERGVAVRDATTFRGLDSHVRVAVRRPGENDRLLAALGVDADYDDDRDADAVDWGDTPSREVDDGV; encoded by the coding sequence ATGCACTTCGACCGAGCCGCCGACCTCGACCGCGCGCCTCACGGGAGCAGCGACGACCCCGACCTGATCGACTTCTCGGCGAACACGAACCCGCTGGTTCCCGACGGCGTCGAGGCCGTCTACCGCGAGGTGTTCGACGCGGCGCGGAGCTATCCACAGGAGCCACCCGAGGCGTTCCGGCGGACGGCGGCCGGGTACGTCGACTGCGACCCGAACGCGGTGGTGCCGACCCCCGGCGGGCTCGCGGCGATCCGGCTCGCCATGTCGCTCGCGGTCGGAGATGGCGACACCGCCCTCGTGCCCGCGCCGAGCTTCGGCGAGTATGCACGCGAGATCCGGCTGCAGGGCGGTGACCCCGCCTTCGTCTCGGCGGATGCTGTCTTGGAGGCCGACCCCGCGGACCACGCGCTCGCCGTCGTCTGCGCGCCGAACAACCCGACTGGGGCGGACTACGACCCCGCCGCGCTGGAGCGGTTCGCGGCCCGCTGTCGGGCGGCCGACACCCCGCTTCTCGTCGACGAGGCGTTTCGGGGATTCACCGACCGCCCTTCGCTCGCGGGGACCGACGGCGTGATCGTCGCCCGCTCGCTCACGAAGCTGTTCGGGCTCCCCGGGATCAGAGCGGGGTTCGCCGTCGCGACCGGCGACCTCGGCGCGGCGCTGCGCGGCGCGCGGCGCGCGTGGAACCTGAGCGCTCCGGCGCTCGCGACCGGCGCGCACTGCATGCGACGAACCGAGTTCGTCCGAGAGACCCGCGAGCGCGTGCGGACTGAGCGTGAGCGGCTTCGCAACGCCCTCCGAACGCGCTACGCGGTCGCGCCCTCGAACGCCCCGTTCCTGCTCGTCGACGTCGGCGGTTGCGGTCGGTCCGTCGACGCGGTCGTCGCGGCCGCCCGAGAGCGCGGGGTCGCGGTCCGCGACGCGACCACCTTCCGCGGGCTCGACTCCCACGTCCGCGTCGCGGTCCGTCGCCCGGGAGAGAACGACCGACTGCTCGCGGCGCTCGGGGTCGACGCCGACTACGACGATGATCGCGACGCCGACGCCGTCGACTGGGGCGACACCCCGTCTCGGGAGGTGGACGACGGTGTTTGA
- a CDS encoding cobyric acid synthase: MSDRDPDARTVLVAGTASHAGKSTLAAGLCRLLARRGVSVAPFKAQNMSNNARVALAPDGEWGEIGVSQYVQARAARVPATTDMNPVLLKPRGDGESQIVIDGEAVATVDAGAYYDDHWERARAAAVDAHRRLAADHDVIVAEGAGSIAEINLHDRDLANVECARFADADVLIAVDIERGGAFASLYGTLELLPEDVRERVAGAVITKFRGDPALLEPGIAEIESRTGVPVIGVVPHDDPGLPAEDSLSLPDEADTGSGDGIAGATRGDDDGVPDAEAVRIAVPRLPHISNFTDLEPLAREPGVRVAYVPVDAAATPTDADAVVIPGSKNTVDDLLALRDAGLDESIRAFSGPIVGLCGGYQMLGERLTNAEIEGTGAVTAVDGVGVLPIETRFSTDKRVERVTRDVDAQEAGPIAGATGTATGYEIHMGRSSPTRAVARPFGPESAATDRVLGTYLHGLFENANVRDAFVEAVFDAAGRSRPAGPNAADAPSPYDRAADLVADHVDLSAAGLDLGSP; the protein is encoded by the coding sequence ATGTCCGACCGCGACCCCGACGCCCGAACCGTCCTCGTCGCCGGCACGGCGAGCCACGCCGGCAAGAGCACGCTCGCGGCCGGACTCTGTCGGCTCCTCGCGCGCCGGGGCGTCTCTGTCGCCCCGTTCAAAGCGCAGAACATGAGCAACAACGCTCGCGTCGCGCTCGCGCCAGACGGCGAGTGGGGCGAGATAGGCGTCTCCCAGTACGTGCAGGCGCGCGCCGCACGAGTCCCGGCGACCACCGACATGAATCCCGTCTTACTCAAGCCCCGCGGCGACGGCGAGAGCCAGATCGTGATCGACGGCGAGGCGGTCGCGACCGTCGACGCCGGCGCGTACTACGACGACCACTGGGAACGCGCGCGGGCGGCGGCGGTCGACGCGCACCGTCGGCTGGCCGCCGACCACGACGTGATCGTCGCGGAGGGCGCGGGCAGCATCGCCGAGATCAACCTCCACGACCGCGACCTCGCGAACGTCGAGTGCGCGCGGTTCGCCGACGCCGACGTCCTGATCGCGGTCGACATCGAGCGCGGCGGCGCGTTCGCGAGCCTCTACGGCACGCTCGAACTGCTGCCCGAGGACGTCCGCGAGCGCGTCGCCGGCGCGGTGATAACGAAGTTCCGCGGCGACCCCGCCCTGCTGGAGCCCGGCATCGCCGAGATCGAATCGCGCACGGGCGTCCCGGTCATCGGCGTCGTTCCCCACGACGATCCCGGCCTTCCCGCCGAGGACAGCCTCTCGCTGCCGGACGAGGCGGATACCGGAAGCGGTGACGGCATCGCCGGTGCCACGCGGGGAGACGACGACGGCGTTCCCGATGCCGAGGCGGTCCGGATCGCCGTCCCGCGGCTCCCCCACATCTCGAACTTCACCGATCTGGAGCCGTTGGCACGCGAGCCGGGTGTCCGGGTGGCCTACGTCCCGGTCGACGCTGCGGCGACTCCGACCGACGCCGACGCGGTCGTGATCCCGGGATCGAAAAACACCGTCGACGACCTGCTCGCGCTCCGCGACGCGGGCCTCGACGAGTCGATCCGGGCGTTTTCGGGGCCGATCGTCGGCCTCTGTGGCGGGTACCAGATGCTCGGAGAGCGGCTGACGAACGCGGAGATCGAGGGGACCGGAGCGGTCACAGCGGTCGACGGCGTCGGCGTCCTCCCGATCGAGACGCGCTTTTCCACCGACAAGCGCGTCGAGCGGGTGACTCGAGATGTCGACGCGCAGGAGGCGGGTCCGATAGCGGGCGCGACCGGGACCGCGACCGGCTACGAGATCCACATGGGTCGGTCGTCGCCGACGAGGGCAGTCGCGCGGCCGTTCGGCCCGGAGAGCGCGGCGACGGACCGCGTTCTCGGCACGTACCTCCACGGTCTCTTCGAGAACGCGAACGTCCGGGACGCGTTCGTCGAGGCGGTCTTCGACGCGGCGGGACGGTCGCGTCCGGCCGGTCCCAACGCCGCCGACGCGCCGAGCCCGTACGACCGCGCCGCTGATCTCGTCGCTGACCACGTCGACCTCTCCGCTGCGGGGCTAGATCTCGGGTCACCGTGA
- a CDS encoding adenosylcobinamide amidohydrolase: MFDATVSEGVLRLRRSGTRWLSTGWAGGRSRGDAAYNVSVPEGFDRTDLAAYRDERLASAGFGGEAIGVDRDADRDADRNTDRNADRDDGPTADRPAPPTLFTGVAMEHARGARRSPVVAYATAGLSNPATLPLNPGGEATPSTAHATSTEPSPHGPGTVNLILGTTRRLAPGAAANLVAVAAEAKAATLLSTAGVPGTTSDAVVVADDPDGEPAAFSGSATPVGSAARVCVREAVCASLRSRYPDDEFPGPPADAEHGVVADGRAEVFHL, encoded by the coding sequence GTGTTTGACGCGACCGTCAGCGAGGGCGTCCTCCGACTGCGTCGGTCGGGGACACGCTGGCTCTCGACCGGCTGGGCCGGTGGGCGCTCGCGCGGCGACGCCGCCTACAACGTCTCGGTGCCCGAGGGGTTCGACCGGACCGACCTCGCGGCGTACCGCGACGAACGGTTGGCGAGCGCCGGGTTCGGTGGAGAGGCGATCGGTGTCGACCGCGACGCGGATCGCGACGCAGACCGCAACACCGATCGCAACGCCGACCGCGACGACGGACCGACTGCCGACCGCCCCGCCCCGCCGACGCTGTTCACCGGTGTGGCGATGGAGCACGCGCGCGGCGCGCGGCGCAGTCCGGTCGTCGCGTACGCGACCGCCGGGCTCTCGAACCCCGCGACGCTGCCGCTGAATCCCGGGGGCGAAGCGACCCCTTCGACCGCTCACGCGACCTCGACCGAGCCGTCCCCGCACGGTCCCGGCACGGTCAACCTGATCCTCGGGACGACGCGACGCCTCGCGCCCGGAGCCGCGGCCAACCTCGTCGCGGTCGCGGCCGAGGCGAAGGCGGCGACGCTGCTTTCGACGGCCGGCGTGCCGGGAACGACGAGCGACGCCGTGGTCGTCGCTGACGACCCGGACGGGGAGCCGGCGGCGTTCTCGGGCAGCGCGACGCCGGTCGGTTCGGCGGCCCGCGTCTGCGTCCGCGAGGCGGTTTGCGCGAGCCTGCGGTCGCGGTATCCGGACGACGAGTTTCCCGGCCCGCCGGCCGACGCCGAACACGGCGTCGTCGCCGACGGCCGAGCGGAGGTTTTCCACCTATGA